In the Lepisosteus oculatus isolate fLepOcu1 chromosome 6, fLepOcu1.hap2, whole genome shotgun sequence genome, one interval contains:
- the atpsckmt gene encoding ATP synthase subunit C lysine N-methyltransferase isoform X1: MSELKPDAGPGSETSRPGGAANSNRPSWGLWATGLLGGSLVALYAVATPFVAPALRKVCLPFVPATPAQVENVLKALQTRTGSLVDIGSGDGRIVIAAAKRGFRAVGLELNPWLVWYSRYRAWREGVHRHTDFYISDLWKVSFSQYSNVVIFGVPQMMAQLEDKLQRELQPPAKVIACRFPFPTLARKSSLFLSLKPCKTRMIHMEYSLMPAASLQSNLSASSQGLSFN, from the exons ATGTCGGAGCTGAAGCCAGACGCGGGTCCCGGGTCCGAAACCTCTCGGCCCGGCGGTGCCGCTAACTCTAACAGGCCATCCTGGGGGCTGTGGGCGACCGGGCTTCTTGGGGGGTCTCTGGTCGCTCTTTACGCAGTGGCCACCCCGTTTGTCGCCCCGGCCCTCAGAAAGGTTTGTCTACCCTTCGTACCCGCGACCCCAGCCCAGGTGGAAAACGTGCTAAAGGCGCTGCAGACGCGGACCGGGTCGCTGGTCGACATCGGAAGCGGGGATGGACGGATC GTCATCGCGGCGGCGAAGAGGGGATTCCGGGCGGTGGGCTTGGAGCTGAACCCCTGGCTGGTGTGGTACTCCAGGTACCGCGCATGGAGGGAGGGCGTCCATCGCCACACCGACTTCTACATCTCCGACCTGTGGAAG gtCAGCTTCTCTCAATACAGCAATGTCGTCATCTTTGGAGTCCCTCAGATG ATGGCACAGCTGGAAGACAAACTGCAACGCGAACTACAGCCTCCCGCCAAAGTCATCGCCTGCCGATTCCCGTTTCCCAC GCTGGCGAGGAAGTCTTCGCTGTTCCTGTCGTTAAAGCCCTGTAAGACGAGGATGATTCACATGGAGTACAGCCTCATGCCTGCCGCATCACTCCAGTCCAACCTCAGCGCCTCTTCCCAGGGGCTGAGCTTCAATTAA
- the atpsckmt gene encoding ATP synthase subunit C lysine N-methyltransferase isoform X3 gives MSELKPDAGPGSETSRPGGAANSNRPSWGLWATGLLGGSLVALYAVATPFVAPALRKVCLPFVPATPAQVENVLKALQTRTGSLVDIGSGDGRIVIAAAKRGFRAVGLELNPWLVWYSRYRAWREGVHRHTDFYISDLWKVSFSQYSNVVIFGVPQMMAQLEDKLQRELQPPAKVIACRFPFPTLNIAVLIKRNFQSLWSTAGAVWEA, from the exons ATGTCGGAGCTGAAGCCAGACGCGGGTCCCGGGTCCGAAACCTCTCGGCCCGGCGGTGCCGCTAACTCTAACAGGCCATCCTGGGGGCTGTGGGCGACCGGGCTTCTTGGGGGGTCTCTGGTCGCTCTTTACGCAGTGGCCACCCCGTTTGTCGCCCCGGCCCTCAGAAAGGTTTGTCTACCCTTCGTACCCGCGACCCCAGCCCAGGTGGAAAACGTGCTAAAGGCGCTGCAGACGCGGACCGGGTCGCTGGTCGACATCGGAAGCGGGGATGGACGGATC GTCATCGCGGCGGCGAAGAGGGGATTCCGGGCGGTGGGCTTGGAGCTGAACCCCTGGCTGGTGTGGTACTCCAGGTACCGCGCATGGAGGGAGGGCGTCCATCGCCACACCGACTTCTACATCTCCGACCTGTGGAAG gtCAGCTTCTCTCAATACAGCAATGTCGTCATCTTTGGAGTCCCTCAGATG ATGGCACAGCTGGAAGACAAACTGCAACGCGAACTACAGCCTCCCGCCAAAGTCATCGCCTGCCGATTCCCGTTTCCCAC CCTCAACATTGCCGTGCTGATCAAGAGGAACTTTCAGTCGCTGTGGAGCACGGCTGGTGCTGTTTGGGAAGCTTGA
- the atpsckmt gene encoding ATP synthase subunit C lysine N-methyltransferase isoform X4, translating into MSELKPDAGPGSETSRPGGAANSNRPSWGLWATGLLGGSLVALYAVATPFVAPALRKVCLPFVPATPAQVENVLKALQTRTGSLVDIGSGDGRIVIAAAKRGFRAVGLELNPWLVWYSRYRAWREGVHRHTDFYISDLWKVSFSQYSNVVIFGVPQMMAQLEDKLQRELQPPAKVIACRFPFPTYIL; encoded by the exons ATGTCGGAGCTGAAGCCAGACGCGGGTCCCGGGTCCGAAACCTCTCGGCCCGGCGGTGCCGCTAACTCTAACAGGCCATCCTGGGGGCTGTGGGCGACCGGGCTTCTTGGGGGGTCTCTGGTCGCTCTTTACGCAGTGGCCACCCCGTTTGTCGCCCCGGCCCTCAGAAAGGTTTGTCTACCCTTCGTACCCGCGACCCCAGCCCAGGTGGAAAACGTGCTAAAGGCGCTGCAGACGCGGACCGGGTCGCTGGTCGACATCGGAAGCGGGGATGGACGGATC GTCATCGCGGCGGCGAAGAGGGGATTCCGGGCGGTGGGCTTGGAGCTGAACCCCTGGCTGGTGTGGTACTCCAGGTACCGCGCATGGAGGGAGGGCGTCCATCGCCACACCGACTTCTACATCTCCGACCTGTGGAAG gtCAGCTTCTCTCAATACAGCAATGTCGTCATCTTTGGAGTCCCTCAGATG ATGGCACAGCTGGAAGACAAACTGCAACGCGAACTACAGCCTCCCGCCAAAGTCATCGCCTGCCGATTCCCGTTTCCCAC ATACATCTTGTAG
- the atpsckmt gene encoding ATP synthase subunit C lysine N-methyltransferase isoform X2 encodes MSELKPDAGPGSETSRPGGAANSNRPSWGLWATGLLGGSLVALYAVATPFVAPALRKVCLPFVPATPAQVENVLKALQTRTGSLVDIGSGDGRIVIAAAKRGFRAVGLELNPWLVWYSRYRAWREGVHRHTDFYISDLWKVSFSQYSNVVIFGVPQMMAQLEDKLQRELQPPAKVIACRFPFPTWVPAQVTGEGMDTVWVYDARSPRQPEIRDLQEELCCTGRQHQEE; translated from the exons ATGTCGGAGCTGAAGCCAGACGCGGGTCCCGGGTCCGAAACCTCTCGGCCCGGCGGTGCCGCTAACTCTAACAGGCCATCCTGGGGGCTGTGGGCGACCGGGCTTCTTGGGGGGTCTCTGGTCGCTCTTTACGCAGTGGCCACCCCGTTTGTCGCCCCGGCCCTCAGAAAGGTTTGTCTACCCTTCGTACCCGCGACCCCAGCCCAGGTGGAAAACGTGCTAAAGGCGCTGCAGACGCGGACCGGGTCGCTGGTCGACATCGGAAGCGGGGATGGACGGATC GTCATCGCGGCGGCGAAGAGGGGATTCCGGGCGGTGGGCTTGGAGCTGAACCCCTGGCTGGTGTGGTACTCCAGGTACCGCGCATGGAGGGAGGGCGTCCATCGCCACACCGACTTCTACATCTCCGACCTGTGGAAG gtCAGCTTCTCTCAATACAGCAATGTCGTCATCTTTGGAGTCCCTCAGATG ATGGCACAGCTGGAAGACAAACTGCAACGCGAACTACAGCCTCCCGCCAAAGTCATCGCCTGCCGATTCCCGTTTCCCACGTGGGTACCAGCGCAGGTGACAGGGGAGGGAATGGACACTGTGTGGGTGTATGATGCCAGATCCCCTCGTCAGCCGGAGATCCGAGACCTGCAAGAGGAGCTGTGCTGCACAGGGAGGCAGCACCAAGAGGAGTGA